A genomic window from Candidatus Andeanibacterium colombiense includes:
- a CDS encoding glycosyltransferase, whose amino-acid sequence MAREDQRLLICDLTQSYSPKGGGGISTYLKEKRRYLLSRTDHRLLQIVPGPEDRVVEDGRHIWVEIGSEQVRGSPNYRFILRTRKVREVLAQYRPDTIESLCPWILPWTAINHRRAFPETTLVAGYHTDFPNAHVYRVGRDVVGEKIAAAARWLILGYAEITYREFDRVYTLGEDARQMLNSRKLDRIDLLDLGVDTNLFDPARRDPGLRARLGLAGDGPLLTYAGRIDNEKRAHRLVEMFKLLPPELGAGLLMLGDGKLRAQLAEECAGLPAAFPGFIEDRVELAAALASSDIYVSAMADETFGISVIEAQASGLPVVGVAGGEMPARVSHGLGLLGPVDDPAAMARNVAEVWRGDCRAMGWAARAHAVTRYSWDRTFDRLFGEIYPAALAHKRRRLNGVPLWGPKSRAAELEPA is encoded by the coding sequence ATGGCTCGTGAAGACCAGCGCCTGCTCATCTGCGATCTCACCCAGAGCTATTCGCCCAAGGGCGGCGGCGGTATCAGTACCTATCTCAAGGAAAAACGCCGCTACCTGCTGTCGCGCACCGATCACCGGCTGCTCCAGATCGTGCCCGGGCCGGAAGACCGGGTGGTCGAGGACGGCCGCCACATCTGGGTCGAGATCGGTTCGGAACAGGTCCGCGGCAGCCCCAATTACCGCTTCATCCTGCGCACCCGGAAAGTGCGCGAAGTGCTGGCGCAGTATCGGCCGGATACCATCGAATCGCTGTGCCCGTGGATCCTGCCGTGGACCGCAATCAATCACCGCCGGGCGTTTCCCGAAACCACGCTGGTCGCCGGTTATCACACCGATTTTCCCAATGCGCATGTCTACCGGGTCGGCCGCGACGTGGTGGGCGAGAAGATCGCCGCGGCGGCCCGCTGGCTGATCCTCGGCTATGCCGAAATCACCTATCGCGAGTTCGACCGGGTCTACACGCTGGGCGAGGACGCCCGGCAGATGCTGAACAGCCGTAAGCTCGACCGGATCGACCTGCTCGATCTCGGGGTCGATACGAATCTGTTCGATCCGGCCAGGCGGGATCCTGGCCTCCGAGCGCGGCTCGGCCTGGCGGGAGACGGGCCGCTGCTGACCTATGCGGGGCGGATCGACAATGAAAAGCGCGCCCACCGGCTGGTCGAGATGTTCAAGCTGCTGCCGCCGGAACTCGGCGCGGGGCTGCTGATGCTGGGCGACGGCAAATTGCGCGCGCAACTGGCCGAGGAATGCGCGGGCCTGCCGGCGGCGTTCCCCGGCTTCATCGAAGACCGCGTGGAACTCGCGGCCGCGCTCGCCTCGAGCGATATCTACGTCTCGGCGATGGCGGACGAGACCTTCGGCATTTCGGTGATCGAAGCGCAGGCGAGCGGCCTGCCGGTGGTCGGCGTCGCCGGCGGCGAAATGCCTGCGCGGGTGTCGCACGGGCTCGGCCTGCTCGGCCCGGTCGACGATCCGGCGGCGATGGCGCGCAATGTCGCGGAGGTGTGGCGGGGCGATTGCCGCGCGATGGGCTGGGCGGCGCGGGCCCACGCGGTCACCCGCTACAGCTGGGACCGCACCTTCGACCGCCTGTTCGGCGAGATCTATCCGGCGGCGCTGGCGCATAAGCGCAGGCGCCTGAACGGAGTGCCGCTGTGGGGCCCGAAGAGCCGGGCGGCGGAGTTGGAGCCGGCCTAG
- a CDS encoding outer membrane beta-barrel protein → MRTTLAILALSTAAIAAPAMAKDNAPYIGVEGGIIFPEDFKIDDGTTDDLVTIKNKHGWEAGGVIGYDFGMFRLEAEGSYKHAKFKEVTLDGSLDPDDFDLPAATAPINGRFKALSGMVNGIIEFGHDGGVQPYIGGGAGWAKVWGDINDPDILSGHDDGFAWQGIAGINFPLSDNVALGLKYRYFRVNNLKLTDDFGGGYKTDLATHSALATLTFSLGGHKEAAPPPPPPAPPPPPPPPPPPPPPPPPPPPAPMCNKGPYIVFFDWDKSDITPEASQTLDSAVAAYGSCRNVPIMLAGYADRSGTATYNVGLSERRNASVTSYLAGKGIPSGAITSKGYGEENPRVPTADGVRELQNRRVEITYGPGSGY, encoded by the coding sequence ATGAGGACTACCCTAGCAATTCTGGCGCTGTCGACGGCAGCTATCGCGGCTCCCGCGATGGCCAAGGACAACGCGCCCTACATCGGCGTCGAAGGCGGGATCATTTTCCCGGAAGACTTCAAGATCGACGACGGCACGACCGACGATCTGGTGACGATCAAGAACAAGCACGGCTGGGAAGCCGGCGGCGTGATCGGCTACGATTTCGGCATGTTCCGGCTCGAGGCCGAAGGCAGCTACAAGCATGCCAAGTTCAAGGAGGTCACGCTCGACGGATCGCTCGATCCGGACGACTTCGACCTTCCCGCCGCGACTGCCCCGATCAACGGGCGCTTCAAGGCGCTGTCGGGCATGGTCAACGGCATCATCGAATTCGGCCATGACGGCGGCGTGCAGCCCTACATCGGCGGCGGCGCAGGCTGGGCCAAGGTCTGGGGCGACATCAACGACCCGGACATCCTTTCGGGCCACGACGACGGCTTCGCATGGCAGGGTATCGCCGGCATCAACTTCCCGCTCAGCGACAATGTCGCGCTCGGGCTGAAGTATCGCTACTTCCGGGTCAACAACCTCAAGCTGACCGACGATTTCGGCGGCGGCTACAAGACCGACCTCGCGACCCATTCGGCACTGGCGACGCTGACCTTCTCGCTCGGCGGGCACAAGGAAGCGGCTCCGCCGCCGCCTCCCCCGGCTCCGCCGCCGCCCCCGCCGCCGCCTCCCCCCCCGCCGCCGCCTCCCCCGCCTCCGCCGCCGGCGCCGATGTGCAACAAGGGGCCCTACATCGTGTTCTTCGATTGGGATAAGTCGGACATCACGCCCGAGGCTTCGCAGACCCTCGACAGTGCGGTTGCCGCCTATGGCAGCTGCCGCAATGTCCCGATCATGCTGGCCGGCTATGCCGACCGTTCGGGCACCGCGACCTACAACGTCGGCCTGTCCGAACGTCGTAACGCTTCGGTGACCTCGTATCTCGCCGGCAAGGGCATTCCGTCCGGGGCGATCACCAGCAAGGGCTACGGCGAAGAGAACCCGCGCGTTCCGACCGCCGATGGTGTGCGTGAACTGCAGAACCGCCGGGTGGAAATCACCTACGGTCCGGGTTCGGGCTACTAA
- a CDS encoding OmpA family protein, with translation MRKTLTLLALSAAAVATPAMAKDNAPYIEAEGGWVFPQDYKVTVEGEGEYQVKVSSKPGYELGGSVGYDFGHFRLEGEVSYKSSALDRVTYSDDDDYYEEIDGRNKSLAGMVNGIFELGHDGGVQPYVGVGAGWAKVWVGDNGSEISDDKFAYQGIAGFRVPVSSSVDVGLKYRYFRVDNLDAGEDFGGSKPDFVSHSALVTVSLALGGHKEAAPPPPPPPPPPPPPPPPPPPPPPPPPPPPPVCDKGPYIVFFDWDKSDITPEAASTLDSAVAAYGNCTNVPIMMAGYADRSGSATYNVGLSNRRNASVTSYLTGKGIPSGAISSKGFGEENPRVPTADGVRELQNRRVEITYGPGSGN, from the coding sequence ATGAGAAAAACGCTTACGCTATTGGCGCTCTCCGCCGCTGCCGTCGCGACTCCCGCGATGGCGAAAGACAATGCCCCCTACATCGAAGCTGAAGGCGGCTGGGTCTTCCCGCAGGACTACAAAGTCACGGTCGAAGGCGAAGGGGAATATCAGGTCAAGGTCTCCAGCAAGCCCGGCTACGAGCTCGGCGGCTCGGTCGGCTACGATTTCGGCCACTTCCGTCTCGAAGGCGAAGTCTCCTACAAGAGCTCCGCTCTCGACCGCGTGACCTACTCGGACGACGACGATTATTACGAGGAAATCGACGGCCGCAACAAGTCGCTCGCGGGCATGGTCAACGGGATCTTCGAACTCGGCCATGACGGCGGCGTGCAGCCTTACGTCGGCGTCGGCGCCGGTTGGGCGAAGGTCTGGGTCGGCGACAACGGCTCCGAGATCAGCGACGACAAGTTCGCTTATCAGGGCATCGCGGGCTTCCGCGTTCCGGTGAGCAGCTCGGTCGATGTCGGCCTCAAGTACCGCTATTTCCGCGTCGACAACCTCGATGCGGGCGAAGACTTCGGTGGCTCCAAGCCCGACTTCGTGAGCCACTCGGCTTTGGTGACGGTCTCGCTGGCACTTGGCGGGCACAAGGAAGCGGCTCCGCCGCCGCCTCCCCCGCCGCCGCCTCCTCCCCCGCCGCCCCCGCCTCCGCCGCCGCCGCCGCCGCCCCCCCCGCCGCCGCCGCCGGTGTGCGACAAGGGGCCGTACATCGTGTTCTTCGACTGGGATAAGTCGGACATCACGCCCGAGGCAGCCTCCACGCTGGATTCGGCCGTTGCCGCCTATGGCAACTGCACCAACGTGCCGATCATGATGGCCGGCTATGCCGACCGTTCGGGCAGCGCGACCTACAACGTCGGCCTGTCGAACCGCCGCAACGCCTCGGTGACGAGCTATCTCACCGGCAAGGGCATTCCGTCGGGCGCGATCAGCAGCAAGGGCTTCGGCGAAGAGAACCCGCGGGTTCCGACCGCCGATGGCGTGCGCGAGCTGCAGAACCGCCGCGTCGAGATCACTTACGGACCCGGTTCGGGCAACTGA
- a CDS encoding lysozyme: MNRRPIFDAVRALRGQGFTQAEVDALDEAIDLAEGSLPARKTASPIPAPAPAGGRTIGAPGLALIKLFEGCEKRTPGGKFEAYPDPGTGDKPWTIGWGATGPGIAPGTVWTQAQCDTRLTEDMRSYAAAVERALGGAPCTANQFDALVSFHYNTGAIASATLTKKHIARDYDGAKAEFAKWNRAGGRVMPGLVRRRAAEAKLYATVL; encoded by the coding sequence ATGAACCGCAGACCGATTTTCGACGCCGTCCGCGCGCTGCGCGGGCAGGGTTTCACGCAGGCCGAAGTCGATGCGCTGGACGAGGCGATCGACCTTGCCGAAGGTTCGCTGCCCGCACGCAAGACCGCATCACCGATCCCCGCGCCCGCGCCGGCCGGCGGGCGAACGATCGGCGCCCCCGGGCTCGCGCTGATCAAACTGTTCGAAGGCTGCGAGAAAAGAACGCCGGGCGGCAAGTTCGAAGCCTACCCCGATCCCGGCACCGGCGACAAGCCGTGGACGATCGGCTGGGGCGCGACCGGGCCGGGGATCGCGCCGGGCACGGTGTGGACTCAGGCCCAGTGCGACACCCGCCTGACCGAAGACATGCGCAGCTATGCGGCCGCGGTCGAACGCGCGCTGGGCGGCGCGCCTTGCACCGCGAACCAGTTCGATGCGCTGGTCAGCTTCCACTACAACACCGGCGCGATCGCCAGCGCGACGCTAACGAAGAAGCACATCGCCCGGGACTACGACGGCGCGAAGGCCGAATTCGCGAAATGGAACCGCGCGGGCGGGCGGGTGATGCCCGGGCTGGTCAGGCGCCGGGCGGCCGAAGCGAAGCTTTACGCAACCGTTCTTTGA
- a CDS encoding arginyltransferase translates to MTVPVRFPRFYVTSPAPCPYLPGRTERKVFTELKGPHADALNDALGRIGFRRSQTVAYRPSCSNCRACVSVRVAAGDFRISNTQKRNLKRNCDLIVTECRPWATTEQFELLQLYLGARHPGGGMAAMDDTDFADMVEHTPVTSVLVEYREPTADGEPGRLVGACLTDRQADGYSMIYSFYDPQHEARAGLGNYIILDHIVRATEVGLPYVYLGYWVEGSARMQYKVRYRPLERLTPDGWQRMSGDEQDALIARATASPDARAIPLDGSGKDGVPGGQGQYRFEDDLPPVPVQRTVA, encoded by the coding sequence GTGACCGTACCGGTTCGCTTTCCCCGGTTCTACGTGACGAGCCCCGCGCCGTGCCCGTATCTTCCGGGCAGGACCGAGCGGAAGGTGTTCACCGAACTCAAGGGTCCGCATGCCGATGCGCTGAACGATGCGCTGGGCCGGATCGGGTTCCGCCGCAGCCAGACCGTCGCCTATCGCCCGAGCTGCAGCAATTGCCGGGCCTGCGTCTCGGTGCGGGTCGCGGCCGGCGATTTCAGGATATCGAACACGCAGAAGCGCAATCTGAAGCGCAATTGCGATCTGATCGTGACCGAATGCCGCCCCTGGGCCACCACCGAACAATTCGAGCTGCTGCAGCTTTATCTCGGCGCCCGCCACCCGGGCGGGGGGATGGCGGCGATGGACGATACCGACTTCGCCGACATGGTCGAACACACACCGGTCACCTCGGTACTCGTCGAATACCGCGAACCGACCGCCGATGGCGAACCGGGCCGGCTGGTCGGCGCCTGCCTGACCGACCGCCAGGCCGATGGCTATTCGATGATCTACAGCTTCTACGATCCGCAACATGAAGCGCGGGCCGGGCTCGGCAATTACATCATCCTCGATCATATCGTCCGCGCGACCGAGGTCGGCCTGCCCTATGTCTATCTCGGCTACTGGGTCGAAGGCTCGGCGCGGATGCAGTACAAGGTGCGCTATCGCCCGCTCGAACGGCTGACGCCCGACGGGTGGCAGCGGATGAGCGGCGACGAGCAGGACGCGCTGATCGCCAGGGCCACCGCTTCGCCCGATGCCCGCGCGATTCCGCTCGACGGATCGGGCAAGGACGGTGTTCCCGGCGGGCAGGGGCAGTACCGCTTCGAAGACGATCTGCCGCCGGTGCCGGTTCAAAGAACGGTTGCGTAA
- a CDS encoding threonine ammonia-lyase produces MSNSNVLESAAKPLLTIDDVRAAAARIGDAVVRTPTDYSKTLSQITGANIWLKFENLQFTAAYKERGALNKLLLLTEEQKSRGVITASAGNHSQGLAYHGTRLGVPVTIVMPRTTPMVKVIQTEQVGGKVVLEGETFDEANEYARTMEKQLNLTFVHPFDDPDVAAGQGTVGLEMLEDVPQLDMLAVPIGGGGLLSGIGTVARALKPDIGLIGVQPELYPSMYAKLGGHVMESGGDTLAEGIAVKQPGVFTAKVLEGLVDEIVLVSEQALERAVALLLQIEKTVVEGAGAAGLAAVLSHPEKFKGRNVGLVLSGGNIDTRLLANVLLRDLARSGRLARLRIFLQDRPGALYKVMHEFDAHHVNILEIYHQRIFTNLPAKGLVTDIECEARDREQLVALIEALQAKGYSVSEVELN; encoded by the coding sequence ATGAGCAACAGCAATGTCCTGGAAAGCGCAGCGAAACCGCTGCTGACGATCGACGATGTCCGCGCGGCCGCCGCGCGGATCGGCGATGCGGTGGTCCGCACCCCGACCGATTACAGCAAGACCCTGTCGCAGATTACCGGCGCGAACATCTGGCTCAAGTTCGAGAACCTCCAGTTCACCGCTGCCTATAAGGAGCGCGGCGCGCTCAACAAATTGCTGCTGCTGACCGAGGAGCAGAAGAGCCGCGGCGTGATCACCGCCTCTGCCGGCAATCATTCGCAGGGCCTTGCCTATCACGGCACCCGGCTGGGCGTGCCGGTGACGATCGTGATGCCGCGCACCACCCCGATGGTGAAGGTGATCCAGACCGAACAGGTCGGCGGCAAGGTCGTGCTGGAAGGCGAGACCTTCGACGAAGCGAACGAATATGCGCGCACGATGGAGAAGCAGCTCAACCTGACCTTCGTCCATCCGTTCGACGATCCGGACGTCGCCGCGGGGCAGGGCACGGTCGGGCTCGAAATGCTCGAGGACGTGCCGCAGCTCGACATGCTCGCGGTGCCGATCGGCGGCGGCGGGCTGCTGTCGGGGATCGGCACGGTCGCGCGCGCGCTCAAGCCCGACATCGGCCTGATCGGCGTACAGCCCGAACTCTATCCTTCGATGTATGCGAAGCTCGGCGGCCATGTGATGGAAAGCGGCGGCGACACGCTGGCCGAAGGCATCGCGGTCAAGCAGCCGGGCGTGTTCACCGCCAAGGTGCTCGAAGGGCTGGTCGACGAGATCGTGCTGGTCAGCGAACAGGCGCTTGAACGCGCGGTCGCGCTGCTGCTGCAGATCGAGAAGACCGTGGTGGAAGGCGCCGGCGCGGCCGGGCTGGCCGCGGTGCTGAGCCATCCGGAGAAGTTCAAGGGTCGCAATGTCGGGCTGGTGCTGAGCGGCGGGAACATCGACACGCGCCTGCTCGCGAACGTGCTGCTGCGCGATCTCGCCCGCTCGGGCCGCCTCGCGCGGTTGCGGATCTTCCTGCAGGATCGCCCCGGCGCGCTCTACAAGGTGATGCACGAATTCGACGCGCATCATGTGAACATCCTCGAGATCTACCACCAGCGGATCTTCACCAATCTCCCCGCCAAGGGCCTCGTCACCGACATCGAATGCGAGGCGCGCGACCGCGAACAGCTGGTCGCCCTGATCGAGGCGCTGCAGGCCAAGGGCTATTCGGTTAGCGAAGTCGAACTGAACTGA
- a CDS encoding NAD(P)-dependent oxidoreductase translates to MTAPKKIAFLGLGVMGGPMAGHLARAGYTVTLWNRTRARAVERAELLAGEGLKVRIAETAAEAAAGQDVVLSCVGNDHDLAEVVLGPDGALAAMTPGALFIDHTTVSAEIARTIAAEAERLGLLAVDAPVSGGQAGAESGKLSIMCGGSAEAIARAVPVMQAYGARIVHVGGPGAGQTTKAVNQICIAGTVQSLSEAIRFAQAAGLDTERVFEAVSGGAAQSWQMVNRWATMDAGEFDFGFAVDWMRKDLAIALAEARNLGVELPVTALVDGYYAEVQALGGGRQDTSSLIRRLPKGKAK, encoded by the coding sequence ATGACTGCTCCGAAGAAAATCGCCTTTCTCGGCCTCGGCGTGATGGGCGGGCCGATGGCCGGCCACCTCGCCCGCGCCGGATATACCGTGACATTGTGGAACCGCACCCGCGCGCGCGCCGTAGAGCGGGCGGAACTGCTGGCGGGCGAAGGGCTGAAAGTCCGCATCGCCGAGACAGCGGCCGAAGCCGCTGCCGGACAGGATGTGGTGCTGAGCTGCGTCGGCAACGACCATGACCTTGCCGAGGTGGTGCTCGGCCCCGATGGCGCGCTCGCCGCGATGACGCCGGGCGCGCTGTTCATCGATCACACCACCGTCTCCGCCGAAATCGCCCGCACGATCGCCGCCGAGGCCGAGCGCCTCGGGCTGCTCGCGGTCGATGCGCCGGTCTCGGGCGGACAGGCGGGCGCCGAAAGCGGCAAGCTCTCGATCATGTGCGGCGGTTCGGCCGAGGCGATCGCCCGGGCAGTGCCGGTGATGCAGGCCTATGGCGCGCGCATCGTCCATGTCGGCGGGCCGGGCGCCGGGCAGACGACCAAGGCGGTCAACCAGATCTGCATCGCGGGCACGGTCCAGAGCCTGTCCGAAGCGATCCGCTTCGCGCAGGCCGCTGGGCTCGATACCGAACGCGTGTTCGAAGCGGTTTCCGGCGGCGCGGCGCAGAGCTGGCAGATGGTCAACCGCTGGGCGACGATGGACGCGGGCGAGTTCGATTTCGGCTTCGCGGTCGACTGGATGCGCAAGGACCTCGCCATAGCGCTGGCCGAAGCGCGGAACCTCGGCGTGGAACTGCCGGTGACCGCGCTGGTCGATGGCTACTATGCCGAAGTCCAGGCGCTCGGCGGCGGGCGGCAGGATACCAGCTCGCTGATCCGGCGGCTGCCGAAAGGGAAGGCGAAGTGA
- a CDS encoding amidohydrolase, whose amino-acid sequence MLANSALLALTAAPAFADTLIDHLNGISIARDGSVTRFEGMLVQDDGRVRQILKKGDEPQVPVQYHVDGQGRTVVPGMIDAHVHLMDIGFGALTLDLSDTSSLAEAQAKIAAYAAKYPMRPWIVGSGWNQEKWGLGRFPTAAELDAAVPDRPVWLSRVDGHAGWANTKAIALAGVTAKTPEPAGGRITRVAGAIKTPAGVFIDNAQALIAAKVPDPRPEDRDLAFLTAQDMLLKRGVTAVADMGIGIEDWQSYRRAGDNGNLRIRIMAYADSVDNMVLIGGPGPTPWLYDDRLKLEGIKLYLDGALGSRGAWLKAPYADDPANIGLQRLSSSQLRNIMSRAALDHFQVAVHAIGDAANAEILNAIAEMSDTYRGDRRWRIEHAQIVDPADLPRFAVHGIVASMQPVHEASDRAMAEARLGPARLAGAYAWKTLEDEKVPLAFGSDAPVELPDPFAGIATAITRQDANDQPFGGWQPQQIITREQALAAYTSGAAYAGFADGHFGQLVAGERADFLVLDHDPLLASPQEIRATKVLEVWINGQQVTGTTAPPPETYDLPEPKQPVFDSR is encoded by the coding sequence CTGCTCGCCAATTCGGCCCTTCTCGCTCTCACCGCCGCGCCCGCGTTCGCCGACACGCTGATCGACCACCTCAACGGCATCTCGATCGCCCGCGATGGCAGCGTCACCCGCTTCGAAGGCATGCTGGTGCAGGACGATGGCCGCGTCCGCCAGATCCTCAAGAAGGGCGACGAGCCGCAGGTCCCGGTCCAGTATCATGTCGACGGCCAGGGCCGCACGGTCGTGCCGGGCATGATCGACGCGCATGTCCACTTGATGGATATCGGCTTCGGCGCGCTGACGCTCGATCTGTCCGACACCAGCTCGCTGGCCGAAGCGCAGGCGAAGATCGCCGCCTATGCCGCGAAATATCCGATGCGCCCGTGGATCGTCGGCAGTGGCTGGAACCAGGAGAAATGGGGCCTCGGCCGTTTCCCCACGGCTGCCGAACTCGACGCGGCGGTGCCCGACCGGCCGGTCTGGCTGAGCCGGGTCGACGGCCACGCCGGCTGGGCCAACACCAAGGCGATCGCGCTGGCGGGCGTCACCGCCAAGACTCCCGAACCGGCCGGCGGGCGGATCACCCGCGTCGCCGGTGCGATCAAGACACCGGCGGGCGTGTTCATCGACAATGCCCAGGCGCTGATCGCCGCCAAGGTCCCCGATCCGCGCCCGGAGGACCGCGACCTCGCCTTCCTAACCGCGCAGGACATGCTGCTCAAGCGCGGTGTCACCGCGGTCGCCGACATGGGCATCGGGATCGAGGACTGGCAGAGCTATCGCCGCGCGGGCGACAACGGCAATCTGCGCATCCGCATCATGGCCTATGCCGACAGTGTCGATAACATGGTGCTGATCGGCGGGCCGGGCCCGACCCCGTGGCTCTATGACGACCGGCTGAAGCTCGAGGGGATCAAGCTCTATCTCGATGGCGCGCTCGGCTCGCGCGGGGCCTGGCTCAAGGCACCCTATGCCGACGATCCGGCCAACATCGGCCTCCAGCGCCTGAGTTCAAGCCAGCTCCGAAACATCATGAGCCGCGCCGCGCTCGATCATTTCCAGGTCGCGGTCCACGCGATCGGCGATGCCGCCAATGCCGAAATCCTCAACGCGATCGCCGAGATGTCGGATACCTACCGGGGCGACCGGCGCTGGCGGATCGAGCACGCGCAGATCGTCGATCCGGCGGATCTGCCGCGCTTTGCCGTACACGGCATCGTCGCGTCGATGCAGCCGGTCCACGAAGCCAGCGACCGGGCGATGGCCGAGGCGCGGCTTGGGCCAGCACGGTTAGCGGGCGCCTATGCGTGGAAGACGCTGGAGGACGAGAAGGTCCCGCTCGCCTTCGGGTCCGACGCGCCGGTGGAACTGCCCGATCCCTTCGCCGGCATCGCGACCGCGATCACCCGCCAGGATGCGAACGATCAGCCGTTCGGCGGCTGGCAGCCGCAGCAGATCATCACCCGCGAACAAGCGCTGGCCGCCTACACCTCGGGCGCCGCCTATGCCGGTTTCGCCGACGGGCATTTCGGCCAGCTGGTCGCCGGCGAGCGCGCCGACTTCCTGGTGCTCGACCACGATCCGCTGCTCGCAAGTCCGCAGGAAATCCGCGCAACCAAGGTGCTGGAAGTGTGGATCAACGGCCAGCAGGTCACCGGCACCACCGCCCCGCCGCCGGAGACCTACGACCTGCCCGAGCCGAAACAGCCGGTGTTCGACAGCCGCTGA
- the tatC gene encoding twin-arginine translocase subunit TatC: protein MAFNIRDIDDSQAPLLDHLIELRSRLMRCIVALAVAFAGCFYFADKIFGLLVRPLAAAFPKGQGRLVYTKLYEAFFVEIKVALFAAVLICFPIIANQLWAFVAPGLYAKEKKAFLPFLFATPILFAAGASLAYFVVMPTAFKFFLKFQGTEGGITQEALPAMGDYLDLVMRFILGFGISFLLPVLLLLLNRAGIVSRKQLVTARRYIIVAIVAVAAVATPPDVGSQLMLAIPLLLLFEASLLIMLFGERKREREKAEEAAAEAAGEAKVLEAPKV, encoded by the coding sequence ATGGCGTTCAACATCCGCGATATCGACGATAGCCAGGCACCGCTGCTCGACCATCTGATCGAACTGCGCAGCCGGCTGATGCGCTGCATCGTCGCGCTGGCGGTGGCCTTCGCCGGCTGCTTCTATTTCGCCGACAAGATCTTCGGCCTGCTGGTCCGCCCGCTCGCCGCGGCCTTTCCCAAGGGGCAGGGCCGGCTCGTTTATACCAAGCTCTACGAAGCCTTCTTCGTCGAGATCAAGGTCGCGCTGTTCGCGGCGGTGCTGATCTGCTTCCCGATCATCGCGAACCAGCTGTGGGCCTTCGTCGCGCCGGGGCTCTACGCGAAAGAGAAGAAGGCGTTCCTGCCGTTCCTGTTCGCCACCCCGATCCTGTTCGCGGCCGGCGCGTCGCTCGCCTATTTCGTGGTGATGCCCACGGCGTTCAAATTCTTCCTGAAGTTTCAGGGGACCGAAGGCGGGATCACCCAGGAGGCGCTGCCGGCGATGGGCGATTACCTCGATCTGGTGATGCGCTTCATCCTCGGCTTCGGGATCAGCTTCCTGCTGCCGGTGCTGCTGCTGCTGCTGAACCGGGCGGGGATCGTCAGCCGCAAGCAGCTCGTCACCGCCCGGCGCTACATCATCGTCGCGATCGTCGCGGTCGCGGCGGTAGCGACTCCGCCGGATGTCGGCTCGCAACTGATGCTCGCGATCCCGCTGCTGCTGCTGTTCGAAGCGTCGCTGCTGATCATGCTGTTCGGCGAACGCAAGCGCGAGCGCGAGAAGGCGGAAGAGGCCGCGGCCGAAGCTGCCGGTGAAGCGAAGGTGCTAGAGGCGCCGAAGGTCTGA
- the tatB gene encoding Sec-independent protein translocase protein TatB, which yields MFDVSGSEFLLVVVVAVLVIGPKDMPVALRIAGRFIGKMRRMSNHFKSGIETMIREAEMEEMEKKWQEQNRKVMEQHPAIELTAANGGGVEMVPLPPPEDPSGEAELALQAEVAAEAAPDEPEPKPRARKKPAEKDAG from the coding sequence ATGTTCGACGTCAGCGGGTCCGAGTTTCTTCTCGTGGTGGTCGTGGCGGTCCTCGTGATCGGCCCGAAGGACATGCCTGTCGCGCTGCGGATCGCGGGGCGTTTCATCGGCAAGATGCGGCGCATGTCCAACCACTTCAAATCCGGCATCGAAACCATGATCCGCGAAGCGGAGATGGAGGAGATGGAGAAGAAGTGGCAGGAACAGAATCGCAAGGTGATGGAACAGCATCCGGCAATCGAATTGACCGCGGCGAATGGCGGCGGCGTCGAGATGGTCCCGCTGCCTCCGCCCGAGGATCCGTCCGGCGAGGCCGAACTGGCACTCCAGGCAGAAGTCGCGGCCGAAGCCGCGCCTGACGAACCTGAGCCCAAGCCGCGCGCGCGGAAGAAGCCCGCCGAAAAGGACGCCGGATAA
- a CDS encoding twin-arginine translocase TatA/TatE family subunit: MGGLSIWHWLIVLVVVLVLFGRGRISETMGDFGKGIKSFKEGMNDADKNASTPPAAAPQIPPAQIPQAHSSEQPVEGERTGSGDAPKS, from the coding sequence ATGGGTGGTTTGTCGATCTGGCACTGGCTGATCGTGCTTGTCGTGGTCCTCGTCCTGTTCGGGCGCGGCCGTATTTCCGAGACGATGGGCGATTTCGGCAAGGGGATCAAAAGCTTCAAGGAGGGCATGAACGACGCGGACAAGAATGCGTCCACGCCCCCGGCGGCAGCGCCCCAGATTCCGCCGGCCCAGATCCCGCAGGCGCATTCTTCCGAGCAGCCCGTGGAGGGCGAACGCACCGGATCCGGCGACGCGCCCAAGTCCTGA